CCACACCGCTTTTTAATGCCAAACGCAGAGCGCGTCCAAATTCCGGATCAGTTGCATCGTTAGGCGAAAAATGCTGTGCGTCCCGGCGCTGTACTACAAAAATTATTATACATCTAAACTCATTTTCCCTGGCAGCAATAAGCTCCAGAAGGTGCTTCCTGCCCCGCTCCGTGGGTGCATCGGGGAAGCGAGCCCGGCCCCTTTCCACAAGCGTAACGGATTTTACCTCAATTAAGCAAGGTGGTTTCCCTGGCAGAAAAAAATCAAACCTGCTGGCCCCATAAGTATATTCCGGCTTTATTTCCCCGTAACCTGAAAGCCGGTGTAAATATTTCATTTCCAAAGCCCGCCGCACAATTGCATTGGAAAGGCGGGAGTCTATAGCCACCAGAGAGTTTTCATAATTAACCATAGCAAGCTCATAGGAAGTTTTTCTGCCTGCTGCCTTTTTTTCAATAAGCCATACTTTGGCCCCCGGAACCAGCAGTTCCAACATTCGCCCCGAGTTTGGCACGTGGGCCAGGGCCTCTTTGAAACCGACACTTACTTTGGCTAGAAAGCGGTTCAGCCTGACCAAAAATACCCCTTTAACCATTTTTTCTACGGGAAATGAGATTCTAATCATTATTGCTCCTTACTGAAAATAGTCTACAAAAAAAACGCCCCTTCTTGAGAAGCGCTTACCAATAACCCCACTGGGACCTTTGATGCCGCTGGTAACAAGTTTTACAAAGGGATTTGCTGCCCCAAATTTCATACACCTGCAGCAGCTTTTGCTTACGGTACGGTTTGCCGCACTGCTGACAACAAGCTATTTCCGTAATTTTTTCCATGGTTTGCTCCCATCCTGTTTGTTTTGTTTTTATTATCTTATCCCTTATGCCGTGAATTATGTGACAGGGAGAACCCAGGGTAGGAAAAATAACTGGGAGACTTACCAATAGCTCCCGCAGGCAGCTAAAAAGTTTCGTGTTACCTGCAAGAAGCCTGCTACGGGCTTCTTCAGTTTTTGGTTTGGCATTCATCGCATAAGCCGTAAAATTCTAAACGGTGATGTGTTACTTTTAAACCCATTTGGCTTGCAACTTCATCATTTAATTTGGTTTGTACAGGCAAATCGACGTCGAGCACTTTTCCACATGCCTCGCAGACAAAATGGTAATGGGCTGCCGGATTGCCATCATAACGGCTGTAGGAACTCCCATAATTCAGTTCACTGATTTCTCCCAATTCTTTTAATACATGCAAATTGCGGTATACTGTCCCCAAACTAATATCAGGTAAGGTTTTGCGCGCTTTTTCATAGATCCAGTCAGCTGTAGGATGAGTATCAGTATTCTTTAGTACATCCAGAATAACTTTTTTCTGTTTAGTCATGCGACTTCCCAGCTTCATCCTCATCACCCTTAATAATAATTACTATTTACCATAGTTTATAATTTAGGACAGTATATGTCAAGTTAATTTTAATTCAGCATAGGGTTGTAACCTCCTACACTAAACCAACTTTCTACCGATTCTGCCAGGATTTTTTGAATATCGCCCAGCATCCTGGTAAAACGGTATTCAGCCAGCAAAAATTCATTGATAGCAGGGTTGAGGGATAGAATTTGATAAATCTGTTCCAACTGCACCAGCAACTCTTCATCAACTTCCTGTCCCAAAAGCTGGGCCATTTGTACCTCCCATTGCTTGCGCCGGTACTCTTCCAGTATGGAAAGATTAGTTTTGTCCTTTTCCATTTTTTCTTTAGCTTTAAGATATTCTTTATATTCCTCTGAAGCCGCCAACTCGCGGGCCAGATCGTGGGCCTTATTGTATACTGACATTACCATCCCCCCAATTGCTTTAAACGCTTAGCTGATTGTTATTCTACCCGGGCAAGTCAAAATCCTGCTACACCGCATAATAGCTTTTCCAGGGGGCAAGCTAAAAATGATCCTAAAACTAGCGATATGGAGGTAAGGATTTTGCAAAAAGGTGAAATTCCCTGGATCTATAACGAAGCTTTTGAACCCCATCATTTTTCATTCACTGCCGACGAAAGCCAACCCATGGACATGGACAAGGAAGAAGCGGCATCTCCTGAAGCTGAAGATTATCGGGGTTTTACTTTCGAAGTATTTTAAACAAA
This region of Zhaonella formicivorans genomic DNA includes:
- the sfsA gene encoding DNA/RNA nuclease SfsA, whose translation is MIRISFPVEKMVKGVFLVRLNRFLAKVSVGFKEALAHVPNSGRMLELLVPGAKVWLIEKKAAGRKTSYELAMVNYENSLVAIDSRLSNAIVRRALEMKYLHRLSGYGEIKPEYTYGASRFDFFLPGKPPCLIEVKSVTLVERGRARFPDAPTERGRKHLLELIAARENEFRCIIIFVVQRRDAQHFSPNDATDPEFGRALRLALKSGVEAYAYKCAVDPKGMTLLGEIPVVV
- a CDS encoding Fur family transcriptional regulator; translation: MTKQKKVILDVLKNTDTHPTADWIYEKARKTLPDISLGTVYRNLHVLKELGEISELNYGSSYSRYDGNPAAHYHFVCEACGKVLDVDLPVQTKLNDEVASQMGLKVTHHRLEFYGLCDECQTKN
- a CDS encoding YlbF family regulator, translated to MSVYNKAHDLARELAASEEYKEYLKAKEKMEKDKTNLSILEEYRRKQWEVQMAQLLGQEVDEELLVQLEQIYQILSLNPAINEFLLAEYRFTRMLGDIQKILAESVESWFSVGGYNPMLN